The Doryrhamphus excisus isolate RoL2022-K1 chromosome 1, RoL_Dexc_1.0, whole genome shotgun sequence genome includes a window with the following:
- the si:ch211-243a20.3 gene encoding uncharacterized protein si:ch211-243a20.3 — protein MSELVAISFSRLLVMNPNWLLMVAAMATGVHMDDADNKLDYYGHWNYREGADRVDVASVRSLTKVLDSWGKQIFKEIKTLLHSKPNTLLPDYSRVRPLSETINDLFREISMLHLRITELSHRLATLEPFLRRHGYREAGDGYGLALARQSHNTELRAVPKKRRRRVKVFKKNGKVRVVHSG, from the exons TGAATCCTAACTGGCTGCTGATGGTGGCCGCCATGGCAACAGGGGTCCATATGGATGATGCGGACAACAAACTGGATTATTATGGGCACTGGAACTACAGGGAAGGag CTGACAGAGTCGACGTGGCGTCAGTACGAAGTTTGACTAAAGTTTTGGATTCGTGGGGGAAACAAATTTTCAAAGAAATCAAGACTTTGCTGCATTCGAAACCCAACACTCTGCTCCCTGACTACTCCAG GGTGCGCCCTCTATCAGAGACAATCAACGACCTGTTCAGAGAAATCTCCATGCTGCATCTGCGTATCACAGAACTCTCCCATCGCCTAGCAACCCTAGAACCGTTCCTGCGTCGTCATGGCTACCGTGAGGCGGGTGACGGGTATGGCCTAGCTTTGGCGCGTCAGAGCCACAACACGGAGTTGAGGGCAGTCCCAAAGAAGAGGAGACGAAGGGTGAAGGTGTTTAAGAAGAATGGGAAGGTGAGGGTGGTGCACAGTGGATAG